CGACGTTGTCCGAATTCGACTATACTCCCACCCCGGGACGGGTGTCAGCTCCCCTCGCGGGGGAATCCCCGACGAGCAGCGGCTGTTCAAACCCTTCAACACGGACTCGAGCCCCCGCATTCCCGAACCGGACCTTAGGCCTTGTAACCTGGTGAATGTGAAACTTCCGTGGCAGAAAACCGAGAACTCCGCCGGCTCCGGCTCCACCCCCGCGTCCGCCCTCATCGGCGAGACCGAACAGTCTGAACGGACCGGACATGCCGGCCAGCCCCGGCCGAAGGGTTACACCCCGCCGAAGGCCAGGCCGACGCCGAAACGCCGCGAGCAGGAGATCGAGCGCGGAGTGATCCGCGACCCCCATCGCCAGACCCCGGCCACCGCCGGCAAGCGGCGCAAGGAACTCAAGGCCTCCATGTCGAAGGAGGAGTGGAAGGAGTACCGCCGCAAGGAGCGCGCCGAGTCACAGGAGCGCAACCGCGCCGAGCGCGAGCGTCTCGACTCCGGCAAGGTGCTCATGGCACGGGACCAGGGAGCGGAGCGCGCCTTCGTCCGCGACTGGGTGGACTCGCGCCGATTCTTCAACAACCTGTTCATGCCGTTTGCGCTGGTGATGCTGCTGTCGCTGTTCATCTCCACGTTCTCGCCGACCCTCTCCACCATCATCACCTCGGTCATGATGGTGGCCATCGTGGCCTTCTTCATCGAGGGATTCATCATCGGCCGCCGCGTGAACAACGCGGTCCGGGAGCGTTTCCCGGAGACCTCGGAGTCCAGCTGGCGGCTGGGCTTCTACGCCTATTCCCGAGCCACCCAGCCGCGCCGCTGGCGCACCCCGCGCCCCCGGGTTGAGCTCGGCGCGGACGCCTGATTCCTCCGCGAAGAGAAACTGGGGCCACCGTGGATAACAACGCCGCAATTTTCGCCGACATCCCCGCGCCGGACGCGCTGAGCGCCGACCGCATGCGGGAGATCCTGCTGTCCACGCCCCGGGGCCTCTCCTACGGCCGCCTCGTCGAGGTCGGCGCGTTGGCGGCCTCCTGGCAGGCCAGCGTCCCGCCCGCGCCCATCACCCAGGCCCGGACCGTCATCTTCGCCGGTGACCACGGCATCAGCGGATCCGACATCTCCGCGTTTTCCCCGTCGGCCTCCGTGGAGATCGCGGAGGAGATCCAGGCTGGCGGCGGCCCGGTCCACGTCCTGGCCCGCGCCGCGGGTTCGGCCGTCCGGCTGGTGGACATCAGCCTCGACCGCGAGGCCTGGGGTGACGAGCGGGTCTCCCGCTCCTGCCCACCCATCGACCGCGCGGACGCCATGACCGCGGAGGATCTCCACCGGGCGCTGGAGATCGGTCAGCGGGTAGCCGACCAGGAGATCGACGCCGGCGCCGACCTGCTTGTCCCCGGTGATCTCGGGGTGGGTCTCACCACCGTCGCTGCTGTCGTCATGGGTGTTCTCACGGGCACCGAGCCGGTCGCGGTGGTGGGTCCGGGCTCCGGGACCACGGATGAGATGTGGAAGCGGAAGGTCACGGTGCTTCGCGACGCCATGTTCCGCGCCCGCGGCCTCCGGCGCGAACCCCTGGCGGTCCTGCGCACCGTCTCCTCCCCCGACTTCGCCGCGCTCGTGGGATTCATCGGCCAGGCTGCCTCGCGGCGCACGCCGGTGCTTCTCGACGGCGCCCCCGTCACGGCCGCGGCCTTCGTCGCGGACCTGCTCGCCCCCGGAGCCCGCGAGTGGTTCATCGCCGGCCAGCTCTCCCCCGAGCCCGCGCACCTGCTCGCGCTCCGTGAACTCGGCCTGACTCCACTGGTGGCGCTGAACATGTCCACCGGGCAGGGGACCGGCGCGCTGACGGCGCTTCCACTCATCGCCGCCGCCTGCGAGCTGGCCGCCGACGAGGCAGCGGCCCACGCGGGAGCGCGGGCCGTCGCGGAGGGCTCGGCCGAGGTGGAGCTGGACAGCGAGCTGTAGGTCCCCGGCGAGGGGGTGTGCAGGGGGGCGTCGATAAGCCTCCCGCTACACCAGCTTGTGCTGCCAGCCGTGGGTGTCCTCGACCGTGCCACGCTGGATGCCGGTGAGGCGCTCGCGCATGGCCATGGTGATCGGGCCCGGCTCGCCGCCGCCGACGACAAACTCGCCGTCTTCGCCGAGAACGCGGCCGACCGGAGTGATCACGGCGGCGGTGCCACAGGCCATGGCCTCGGTCATCGCGCCGGAGAGGGCATCGGCGCGCCACTCGTCCGTGGAGATGCGCCGTTCCTCGACCTCGTAACCCATGTCCCGGGCGACCTGGAGCAGGGAATCGCGCGTCACGCCCGCCAGCAGCGAGCCGGAGAGCGAGGGGGTGACGATGCGGGCGTCCTCGCCGGAGCCGTAGACGAACATGAGGTTCATCCCGCCCATCTCCTCGATGTACTTGCGCTCGATGGCGTCGAGCCAGACCACCTGGTCACAGCCCTTCTCCTCGGCCTGGGCCTGGGCGATGAGCGAGGCCGCGTAGTTGCCCGCGAACTTCGCCGCACCTGTGCCACCCGGCGCCGCGCGGACGTACTGCTCGCCCAGCCAGACGGAGACGGGCTTGACGCCGCTCCGGAAGTACGCGCCGGAGGGGGACGCGATGACAAAGAAGGTGTACTGGCTGGCGGGGTGGACGCCGAGCGAGATCTCGGTGGAGATCATGAAGGGGCGGATGTAGAGCGAGGCCTCGCCACCCGCGGCGGGAACCCAGGCCTGGTCGGCCTCGACCAGCTGGCGGACGGCCTCGATGAAGTCCTCCTCGGGCAGCTCCGGCATGGCCAGACGCTCGGCGGAGCGCTGCAGACGCCGGGCGTTCTCCTCCGGGCGGAAGGTGGCAATGGAGCCGTCCTCCTGCCGGTAGGCCTTGATGCCCTCGAAGATCGCCTGGCCGTAATGGAACACCGAGGTCGCCGGATCCATCGCGACCGGCCCGTACGGGCGCACCCGCGCATCGTGCCACCCGCGGTCCGCAGACCACTCGACGGTGACCATGTGGTCGGTGAAGTTCTGACCGAAGGCAGGATCAGCCAGTACCGCCTCGCGCTGCGCGTCGGTGGCGGGATTCGGGTGCTGGTCCACGGCGAAGTTGAGAGTCATGGCCTACAACCTACTCCGCCCCCGTCCGCCTCCGGTTAGGCTGGCGACCTATAAATACCCTGACGACCAAAGGAGATCACCGACCATGGCGAAGAAGAACTCCACGGAAACCCCGACCCTGCCGGCCCGGGGCAGCCTGCCCGAACTCAAGCTGGGCAAGAAGGCCCCGAAGAACGTCGACGTGCTAGTGATCGGGCTGTTCAGCGGCGAGGATTCGGCGGAGCTCCCCGTCACCCCGTTGCTCGCGGAGGACGCGCTGCGCTCGGTGTACGACTCCCTCACCGCCGTTGGCGCGAAGGGGGCGCTGGGCGAGCTCACCCGCGTGCCCGCCCCGACGGACTCCGGCGCATCCTCCGTTCTCGCCGTGGGCCTCGGGGATCCGGAGGAGCTTGACGACGAACTGCTGCGCCGAGCCGCCGGCTCCGCCGCCCGCGCCCTACGCCCGGGCACCAGCGCTGCCGTGAGCCTCAGCGCCCTCGGCCTGGCCCCCGTCGTCGAGGGCCTCATCCTCGGCGGATACAGCTACCGAGGCCTGCGCTCCGAGGAATCCGGATCGAAGCCGGTGAAGATCACCGTGCTGGGGGACACCAAGAAGGACAAGACCGAGTTCGTCGCCGCCCAGGTCACCGCCGAGTCCGTGGCCTTCGCCCGCGACCTGGTCAACACCCCGTCCTCCCACCTCTACCCCGAGTCCTACGCCGCGGTGCTCGCCGCCGAGGCGGAGGTGGCGGGCCTCGAGGTGGAGATTCTCGACGACAAGCAGCTGACGAAGCAGGGTTACGGCGGCATCCTCGCAGTGGGCAACGGCTCCGCCCGCGGCCCCCGCCTGGTCCGTCTCACCTGGTCCCCGAAGAAACCCGTCACCTCGGTCGCGCTGGTGGGCAAGGGCATCACCTTCGACACCGGCGGAATCTCCATCAAACCCGCCGCACGGATGGAAAACATGATCTCGGACATGGGCGGTTCCGCCGCCATGGTGGCCGCGGTCATCGCCGCCGCCCGCCTCAACCTCCCGGTGTCGGTCACCGCGACCCTCCCGCTGGCGGAGAACATGCCGTCCGGCACCGCCACCCGGCCGGGCGACGTGATCACCCACTACGGCGGCATCACTTCGGAGGTGCTCAACACCGACGCCGAGGGGCGCCTGGTGCTTGCCGACGCCATCGCCCGGGCCAGCGAGGACAAGCCGGACTACCTCATCGAGACCGCCACCCTCACCGGCGCGCAGATGGTCGCCCTGGGCACCCGGACCGCGGGTGTCATGGGTTCGGACGACTTCCGGGACCGGGTCGCCGAGACCGGGCGGCTCGTCGGTGAGAACGCCTGGGCCATGCCGCTGCTGGAGGAGCAGGAGGACGAGCTCAAGTCCCCGGTCGCGGACATCCGCAACGTGCACAACTCGCGCAACGGCGGCATGCTCTTCGCCGGCCTCTACCTCTCCCGCTTCGTCGGCGAGGGCATCGAGTGGGCGCACATCGACGTCGCCGGCCCGTCCTTCAACGACGGCGGCCCGTTCGGTTACACCCCCAAGCGCGCCACCGGCGTGCCCGTGCGCACGGTGATCCAGCTGCTGCGCGACCTCTCCGAGGCGTCCTAGGAGTACGGGTTCTCGCCGCGCTCAAACTTCGCGCGGCGCTCGGCCGCCTCCTCGCGCTTGCGCAGGATGCGGTCGCGCTCGATCCGGGCACGCATGCGGTCCGGGTAGCCGGTCTCCTCGACGTCGTACACCGGAACCTGAAGGAGCTTGGCGACGGCGTCGATCCCCTTCGGCCCACCGATGCGTCGTCGGGTGAATTCGCCCGTCTCATCGACCAGGACGACGGACATTTCATTGACCACCGTCTCGGGTTCGATGAAGGCCTCCACGAATGCGCGGCCCGTCACCCAGCTGGTGAGCGCCTGCGCGTCGACCTCGCGGATGGTCTCGCCGGGAGCCCGGGGTGGCTTCAGGGGTGATGGCGAACTTTTGCGTCGAAAAGGGTTAAACACGAGCACAAGTGTAGGCCCGCAAATTATCACGCGGCTGCAGCGCCCCTGCTAGTTGCGTGCGCCGAGGCTGATATAAGCATCATCGGGGTCGACGCGGTACGCTTGGCCGCGTTACCCACCGTTTTACTTATGACTGTCGAGGAGTCTGAAACACATGGCCTACTCCGTAGAAATGCCCGAGCTGGGCGAATCCGTCACTGAGGGCACCATCACCCAGTGGCTGAAGGAAGTCGGCGACACCGTGGAGGCAGACGAGCCCTTGCTCGAGGTCTCCACGGACAAGGTCGACACTGAAATTCCCTCCCCGGCTGCGGGCGTTCTCCTGGAGATCAAGGCGGAGGAGGACGACACCATCGACGTCGGCACCGTCATCGCCATCATCGGCGAGGAGGGCGAGGATTCCGGCTCCGCCTCTTCCGAGGACAAGGACGACGCCCCGGCTGAGGACGAGGCTCCCGCCGAGGACGCCAAGGAGACCGAGACCGAGGCCAAGCCCAAGGCTGAGCCCAAGAAGGGCTCGGGCGGCACCGCCACCGACGTGCAGATGCCCGAGCTCGGCGAGTCCGTCACCGAGGGCACCATCACCCAGTGGCTCAAGCAGGTCGGCGACGAGGTCGAGGTCGACGAGCCGCTGCTCGAGGTCTCCACCGACAAGGTCGACACCGAGATCCCCTCCCCCGTGGCCGGCACCATCGTCGAGATCCTCGCCGATGAGGACGACACCATCGACGTCGGCGCCGTCATCGCCCGCATCGGCGACGGCAACGCCGCCACCGACAACGAGGCCGAGGACTCCGACACCTCCTCCGAGTCTTCCGAGTCCTCCGACGAAAAGGAAGAGCCGAAGAAGGAGGAGCCCAAGAAGGACGAGAAGCAGGAGGCTCCCAAGGCCGAGGCAAAGAAGTCCTCCGGCGGATCCGCCACCGACGTGCAGATGCCGGAGCTCGGCGAGTCCGTCACCGAGGGCACCATCACCCAGTGGCTCAAGCAGGTCGGCGACGAGGTCGAGGTCGACGAACCGCTGCTCGAGGTCTCCACCGACAAGGTCGACACCGAGATCCCCTCCCCCGTGGCCGGCACCATCGTCGAGATCCTCGCCGATGAGGACGACACCATCGACGTCGGCGCGGTCATCGCCCGCATCGGCGACGCGGATGCCGCATCCGAGGAGGCCACTGAGGCCACCGAGCCTGCAGAGTCCGAAGAGGAGCGCGACGTGCCCTCCGAGGAAGCGATCGAGGAGGCCGAGTCCAAGGACGAGAACGCCACGGTCGACGAGGCTAAGAAGGATCCGAAGGCCGAGGAGGCTGAGGAGCCCAAGAAGTCCCCCGCCGCCGAGAAGTCCGAGGAGCCGAAGAAGTCCTCGGCCACGGAGAAGATCGACAACAACGGCAACGTCCCTTACGTGACCCCGTTGGTGCGCAAGCTGGCCGACAAGCACGGTGTCGACCTCAACTCCATCGAGGGCACCGGCGTCGGCGGCCGCATCCGCAAGCAGGACGTTCTCGCCGCCGCTGAGGGTGGCAGCGCGGAAGGCTCCGCGGAGCAGGCCTCCGGCAAGTCCACCGACGCCCGCGCCAACTGGTCCACCAAGTCCGTTGACCCGGAGAAGGCCGAGCTGATCGGCACGACTCAGAAGGTCAACCGCATCCGCCAGATCACGGCGGAGAAGATGGTGGAGTCCCTGCAGACCTCCGCACAGCTCACGCACGTGCAGGAGGTGGACATGTCCAAGGTCTGGGACCTGCGCAAGTCCAACAAGCAGGCTTTCGTGGACAAGCACGGTGCCAACCCGACGTTCCTGGGCTTCATCGTCAAGGCCGCCGCTGAGGCGCTGGTCTCCCACCCGAACGTCAACGCGTCCTACAACGCGGAGACCAAGGAGATGACCTACCACGCGGACGTCAACATTGGCATCGCCGTGGACACCCCGCAGGGTCTGCTCGTCCCCGTGGTCAAGAAGGCACAGGACAAGTCGCTCGTGGAGATCGTCAAGGACATTGCCGATCTCGCCGACCGCGCCCGTAACCGGAAGCTGCGCCCGGACGATCTCACCGGTGGCACCTTCACCGTGTCCAACATCGGTTCCGAGGGTGCCCTGCTGGACACCCCGGTGCTCACCCCGCCGCAGGCAGGCATCCTGGGCACCGCGGCCATCGAGAAGCGCCCGGTCGTCGTCACCGAGGACGGCGCGGACGCGATCGCCATCCGCTACATGTGCTACCTCCCGTTCACCTACGACCACCAGGTCGTGGACGGCGCGGACGCCGGCCGGTTCATCACCACGATCAAGGATCGTCTGGAGACCGCCGACTTCGCCGCTGACCTCGAGGTCTAGCACCGCCTGAACCGCCTCCTCCTGCCCCGTCTGGCGGGGGGAGGCGGTTTTTTCGTGCCCGAATTATCCCGGAAAACCCCGCACCGGGGCATTCGACAATTTTTGTTTTTGGGGCACTGTATATTCGGGACTATCCCCCGTTCTCCCCACCACGTTGAAGGAGCATCTCTTCAGATGACACTGCAACCCGTTAGCGACGGCGTCGATTTCCTCGCCCGCCATCTCGGACCGAACCGCACTGAGACCGAGGACATGCTCGGCGTCGTGGGCTACGACAGCCTCGACGCGCTGGTCGACGCGGCTCTTCCCGAAGCGATCCGGCAGGAGAACGCTCCCGAGCTCCCGGCAGCCCTCTCCGAGCACGTGGCACAGGCCCGGCTCAAGGAGATGGCCTCGAAGAACGTCGTCCTGAAGTCGTTCTATGGGCAGGGTTACTCCGACACCATCACGCCCCCGGTCATCCGCCGCGGCGTGGTCGAGGATGCGGGCTGGTACACCGCGTACACCCCCTACCAGCCGGAGATCTCCCAGGGCCGGCTGGAGGCGCTGCTCAACTACCAGACGATGATCCAGGAGCTCACCGGGCTGCCCATCGCCAATGCCTCGCTTCTCGACGAAGCCTCCGCCGTGGCCGAGGCCGTCGGCCTCATGTCCCGCTCCGTGAAGAAGGGCCGCAGGGTCATCCTCGACGAGCGCCTCCACCCCCAGGTGCTTGCCGTCGCCGCCGAACGCGCCCGGGCCATCGAGCTCGAGGTGGAGATCACGGACGTCACCTCCGGCCTCGTCGGCGAGGATCTCGTCGGCGTGGTCGTCGCCTACCCCGGCACCGAGGGTGACATCGTCGACCCCACCAAGGTCATCGAGGACATCCACTCCCGCGGCGGTCTCGCCGCGGTGGCCACCGACCCGCTCTCCCTGCTGCTGCTGAAGTCCCCGGGTTCGCTGGGGGCCGACATCGTGGTGGGCAACTCGCAGCGCTTCGGTGTCCCCCTGTTCTTCGGCGGCCCGCACGCCGCCTACATGTCCGTGACGGACAAACTCAAGCGTCAGATCCCGGGCCGCCTCGTCGGTGTCTCGATCGACGCCGACGGCCGGCCCGCCTACCGTCTGGCACTGCAGACCCGCGAGCAGCACATCCGCCGCGAGCGCGCTACCTCGAACATCTGTACCGCGCAGGCCCTGCTGGCCACCACCGCCTCGATGTACGCCGTCTACCACGGCCCCGAGGGCCTGAAGCGCATCGCCGAGCGGGTCCACGGCCTGGCCAGGTCGTTCGCCGCCTCGGTCCCCGGCGTGAAGCACGGACAGTTCTTCGACACCGTCGCCGTGACCGCCGAGGGCCGGGCGCAGGAGATCGTGGACAAGGCCGCGGAGGCGGGTTACCTGCTGCGCGCCATCGACGCCGACACCGTCGGTGTGTCCTTCGGCGAATCCGCCACCGCGGACGACGTCGCGGCCCTGGCCGCACTCTTCGGTGCGCAGGAAACCGTGGAAGGCGAGGGCGTGCTCACGGGCGTCGTCAAGCGTGACGACGCCGCACTGACCCACCCCATCTTCTCCCAGATCCACTCCGAGACCCAGATGATGCGTTACATCCGCATGCTGGGTGACAAGGACCTGGCGCTGGACCGCACCATGATCCCGCTGGGTTCCTGCACGATGAAGCTCAACCCCACCGCGGGCATGGAGACCATCACGTGGCCAGAGTTCGCCAACATCCACCCCTTCGCCCCGGACTCCCAGACCGCGGGTTGGCGCGAGCTCATCGAGGAGCTCGAGGAGTGGCTGGCGCAGATCACCGGCTACGCCAAGGTGTCCGTGCAGCCCAACGCCGGTTCCCAGGGTGAGCTCGCCGGGCTGCTGGCGATCCGCCGCTACCACGTCGCCAACGGTGACACGCAGCGCGACGTCTGCCTCATCCCCGCCTCCGCCCACGGCACCAACGCCGCCTCCGCGGTGCTGGCCAACCTCCGTGTCGTCGTGGTGGCCACCGCCGAGGACGGGTCGATCGACCTTGCGGACCTGGACGAGAAGATCGCCAAGCACGGCGAGCAGCTCGCCGCGATCATGATCACCTACCCCTCCACCCACGGCGTCTTCGAGGACACCGTGCGTGAGGTGTGCAAGAAGGTGCACGACGCCGGCGGCCAGGTCTACGTCGACGGCGCGAACATGAACGCCATGGCCGGGCTGGCGAAACCGGGCGAGTTCGGCGGCGACGTCTCGCACCTGAACCTGCACAAGACCTTCACCATCCCCCATGGCGGCGGCGGCCCGGGTGTCGGCCCCGTCGGCGTCGGCGCCCACCTCATCCCCTACCTCCCCGCCGACCCGCTGTCGACGGATCCCTCCGCGGAGCTGCCCGGCGACGTGGGCGTGCCCGTCACCTCCACCAAGTACGGCTCCGCCGGCGTGCTGCAGATCCCCTGGTCCTACATCGCCATGACCGGCGCGGAGGGCCAGGCCAACGCCACGGCGCACGCCATCCTCGGCGCGAACTATCTCGCGGCCCGCCTGCGCGACGCCTTCCCGGTGCTCTACACCGGCAAGAACGGCCTGGTCGGCCACGAGTGCATCCTCGACCTGCGCGCCCTGACCGACGCCTCCGGCGTGACCGCCGCCGACGTGTGCAAGCGTCTCATCGACTACGGCTTCCACGCACCGACCCTGGCCTTCCCCGTCGCCGGCACCCTCATGGTGGAGCCGACGGAGTCCGAGGACCGCGACGAGCTCGAGCGCTTCATCGAGGCGATGCTGAGCATCCGCGCGGAGATCCAGGAGATCATCGACGGCAAGGTCGCCTACGAGGAGTCCGTGATCAGGTTCGCCCCGTACACGGCACACGTCATCGCGGGCGATGACTGGGAGCACCCCTTCACCCGCGAGCAGGCCGCCTTCCCGGTGACCTCGCTGCGTCAGCGCCCGAAGTACTTCACCCCGGTGCGCCGCATCGACGAGGCCTACGGCGACCGCAACCTCGTCTGCTCCTGCCCGCCGCCGGAGGCCTTCGAGTTCGACACCGATT
This sequence is a window from Corynebacterium doosanense CAU 212 = DSM 45436. Protein-coding genes within it:
- the gcvP gene encoding aminomethyl-transferring glycine dehydrogenase; amino-acid sequence: MTLQPVSDGVDFLARHLGPNRTETEDMLGVVGYDSLDALVDAALPEAIRQENAPELPAALSEHVAQARLKEMASKNVVLKSFYGQGYSDTITPPVIRRGVVEDAGWYTAYTPYQPEISQGRLEALLNYQTMIQELTGLPIANASLLDEASAVAEAVGLMSRSVKKGRRVILDERLHPQVLAVAAERARAIELEVEITDVTSGLVGEDLVGVVVAYPGTEGDIVDPTKVIEDIHSRGGLAAVATDPLSLLLLKSPGSLGADIVVGNSQRFGVPLFFGGPHAAYMSVTDKLKRQIPGRLVGVSIDADGRPAYRLALQTREQHIRRERATSNICTAQALLATTASMYAVYHGPEGLKRIAERVHGLARSFAASVPGVKHGQFFDTVAVTAEGRAQEIVDKAAEAGYLLRAIDADTVGVSFGESATADDVAALAALFGAQETVEGEGVLTGVVKRDDAALTHPIFSQIHSETQMMRYIRMLGDKDLALDRTMIPLGSCTMKLNPTAGMETITWPEFANIHPFAPDSQTAGWRELIEELEEWLAQITGYAKVSVQPNAGSQGELAGLLAIRRYHVANGDTQRDVCLIPASAHGTNAASAVLANLRVVVVATAEDGSIDLADLDEKIAKHGEQLAAIMITYPSTHGVFEDTVREVCKKVHDAGGQVYVDGANMNAMAGLAKPGEFGGDVSHLNLHKTFTIPHGGGGPGVGPVGVGAHLIPYLPADPLSTDPSAELPGDVGVPVTSTKYGSAGVLQIPWSYIAMTGAEGQANATAHAILGANYLAARLRDAFPVLYTGKNGLVGHECILDLRALTDASGVTAADVCKRLIDYGFHAPTLAFPVAGTLMVEPTESEDRDELERFIEAMLSIRAEIQEIIDGKVAYEESVIRFAPYTAHVIAGDDWEHPFTREQAAFPVTSLRQRPKYFTPVRRIDEAYGDRNLVCSCPPPEAFEFDTDSADELEDVARDTSDVPGRKGAGANAGDPTK
- a CDS encoding branched-chain amino acid aminotransferase, which encodes MTLNFAVDQHPNPATDAQREAVLADPAFGQNFTDHMVTVEWSADRGWHDARVRPYGPVAMDPATSVFHYGQAIFEGIKAYRQEDGSIATFRPEENARRLQRSAERLAMPELPEEDFIEAVRQLVEADQAWVPAAGGEASLYIRPFMISTEISLGVHPASQYTFFVIASPSGAYFRSGVKPVSVWLGEQYVRAAPGGTGAAKFAGNYAASLIAQAQAEEKGCDQVVWLDAIERKYIEEMGGMNLMFVYGSGEDARIVTPSLSGSLLAGVTRDSLLQVARDMGYEVEERRISTDEWRADALSGAMTEAMACGTAAVITPVGRVLGEDGEFVVGGGEPGPITMAMRERLTGIQRGTVEDTHGWQHKLV
- a CDS encoding DUF3043 domain-containing protein, giving the protein MKLPWQKTENSAGSGSTPASALIGETEQSERTGHAGQPRPKGYTPPKARPTPKRREQEIERGVIRDPHRQTPATAGKRRKELKASMSKEEWKEYRRKERAESQERNRAERERLDSGKVLMARDQGAERAFVRDWVDSRRFFNNLFMPFALVMLLSLFISTFSPTLSTIITSVMMVAIVAFFIEGFIIGRRVNNAVRERFPETSESSWRLGFYAYSRATQPRRWRTPRPRVELGADA
- a CDS encoding leucyl aminopeptidase: MAKKNSTETPTLPARGSLPELKLGKKAPKNVDVLVIGLFSGEDSAELPVTPLLAEDALRSVYDSLTAVGAKGALGELTRVPAPTDSGASSVLAVGLGDPEELDDELLRRAAGSAARALRPGTSAAVSLSALGLAPVVEGLILGGYSYRGLRSEESGSKPVKITVLGDTKKDKTEFVAAQVTAESVAFARDLVNTPSSHLYPESYAAVLAAEAEVAGLEVEILDDKQLTKQGYGGILAVGNGSARGPRLVRLTWSPKKPVTSVALVGKGITFDTGGISIKPAARMENMISDMGGSAAMVAAVIAAARLNLPVSVTATLPLAENMPSGTATRPGDVITHYGGITSEVLNTDAEGRLVLADAIARASEDKPDYLIETATLTGAQMVALGTRTAGVMGSDDFRDRVAETGRLVGENAWAMPLLEEQEDELKSPVADIRNVHNSRNGGMLFAGLYLSRFVGEGIEWAHIDVAGPSFNDGGPFGYTPKRATGVPVRTVIQLLRDLSEAS
- the sucB gene encoding 2-oxoglutarate dehydrogenase, E2 component, dihydrolipoamide succinyltransferase translates to MAYSVEMPELGESVTEGTITQWLKEVGDTVEADEPLLEVSTDKVDTEIPSPAAGVLLEIKAEEDDTIDVGTVIAIIGEEGEDSGSASSEDKDDAPAEDEAPAEDAKETETEAKPKAEPKKGSGGTATDVQMPELGESVTEGTITQWLKQVGDEVEVDEPLLEVSTDKVDTEIPSPVAGTIVEILADEDDTIDVGAVIARIGDGNAATDNEAEDSDTSSESSESSDEKEEPKKEEPKKDEKQEAPKAEAKKSSGGSATDVQMPELGESVTEGTITQWLKQVGDEVEVDEPLLEVSTDKVDTEIPSPVAGTIVEILADEDDTIDVGAVIARIGDADAASEEATEATEPAESEEERDVPSEEAIEEAESKDENATVDEAKKDPKAEEAEEPKKSPAAEKSEEPKKSSATEKIDNNGNVPYVTPLVRKLADKHGVDLNSIEGTGVGGRIRKQDVLAAAEGGSAEGSAEQASGKSTDARANWSTKSVDPEKAELIGTTQKVNRIRQITAEKMVESLQTSAQLTHVQEVDMSKVWDLRKSNKQAFVDKHGANPTFLGFIVKAAAEALVSHPNVNASYNAETKEMTYHADVNIGIAVDTPQGLLVPVVKKAQDKSLVEIVKDIADLADRARNRKLRPDDLTGGTFTVSNIGSEGALLDTPVLTPPQAGILGTAAIEKRPVVVTEDGADAIAIRYMCYLPFTYDHQVVDGADAGRFITTIKDRLETADFAADLEV
- a CDS encoding nicotinate-nucleotide--dimethylbenzimidazole phosphoribosyltransferase → MREILLSTPRGLSYGRLVEVGALAASWQASVPPAPITQARTVIFAGDHGISGSDISAFSPSASVEIAEEIQAGGGPVHVLARAAGSAVRLVDISLDREAWGDERVSRSCPPIDRADAMTAEDLHRALEIGQRVADQEIDAGADLLVPGDLGVGLTTVAAVVMGVLTGTEPVAVVGPGSGTTDEMWKRKVTVLRDAMFRARGLRREPLAVLRTVSSPDFAALVGFIGQAASRRTPVLLDGAPVTAAAFVADLLAPGAREWFIAGQLSPEPAHLLALRELGLTPLVALNMSTGQGTGALTALPLIAAACELAADEAAAHAGARAVAEGSAEVELDSEL